The Panicum hallii strain FIL2 chromosome 9, PHallii_v3.1, whole genome shotgun sequence genome has a window encoding:
- the LOC112875924 gene encoding transcription factor PCF6-like: MEAVGDGAAAGAGGGAPPGRSQQGAKRGRGGGVRGSEAEAAAAWGQPPALPLPLPQGPGAGSRIYRVRASGGKDRHSKVYTAKGIRDRRVRLSVPTAIQFYDLQDRLGFDQPSKAIEWLINAASDAIEKLPALDTAAFAAIPVPGEADATKVKQQHGSSSGGSSPSETSKGSELSLSRSDGRGGAAAAARDREVTVASTSAQAASFTELLTGVASAGAISASEHKQSWQQQPNVSAAAAADCVGIAHPGKGAHGLSTHAFSGPIKFGNAPPFGMVPAQSFSFTTPVEMPHFSLGQDALAASSAPAAGDYSLNFSMSSGFLGANRGTLQSNSQSNFSGHHHQQLQRLDGPFLFGHAAAAAAAHPASENQLTASAALQLWDGFRHSGMKEKSKN, translated from the coding sequence ATGGAGGCCGTGGGCGACGGGGCTGCagcgggggcggggggcggggcgCCGCCCGGCCGGTCGCAGCAGGGCGCCaagcgcggccgcggcggcggcgtgaggggcagcgaggcggaggcggcggcggcgtgggggcagccgccggcgctgccgctgccgctgccgcagGGCCCGGGGGCGGGCTCGCGGATCTACCGCGTGCGGGCCAGCGGGGGCAAGGACCGGCACAGCAAGGTGTACACGGCCAAGGGCATCCGCGACCGCCGCGTGCGCCTGTCGGTGCCCACCGCCATCCAGTTCTACGACCTGCAGGACCGACTGGGCTTCGACCAGCCCAGCAAGGCCATCGAGTGGCTCATCAACGCCGCCTCCGACGCCATCGAGAAGCTCCCGGCGCTCGACACCGCCGCCTTCGCGGCCATCCCCGTGCCCGGCGAGGCGGATGCCACCAAGGTGAAGCAGCAGCACGGGAGCAGCTCCGGGGGCAGCAGCCCCTCGGAGACGAGCAAAGGTTCCGAGCTCTCCCTTTCGCGCTCCGACGGACGCGggggcgccgctgccgccgcgcgGGACAGGGAGGTCACCGTGGCCAGCACCTCGGCGCAAGCCGCGTCCTTCACCGAACTGCTCACCGGGGTGGCGTCGGCCGGCGCCATTAGCGCCTCCGAGCACAAGCAGTCCTGGCAGCAGCAGCCCAACgtctccgcggcggccgccgccgactGCGTCGGCATTGCGCACCCGGGGAAAGGTGCGCACGGGCTGTCGACGCACGCCTTCTCGGGCCCCATCAAGTTCGGCAATGCGCCTCCGTTCGGCATGGTCCCGGCGCAGTCCTTCAGCTTCACCACTCCCGTCGAGATGCCTCACTTCTCGCTCGGCCAGGACGCTTTGGCGGCGTCCTCGGCTCCCGCCGCCGGAGACTACAGCCTGAATTTCTCCATGTCCTCGGGTTTCTTGGGTGCCAATAGGGGGACCCTTCAGTCCAATTCCCAGTCTAACTTTTCAGGCCATCACCACCAGCAGCTCCAGAGGCTGGACGGCCCGTTCTTGTTCGgtcacgcggcggcggcggcggcggcgcacccCGCATCTGAGAACCAACTGACCGCATCCGCGGCGTTACAGCTGTGGGATGGGTTCCGGCACTCCGGCATgaaggagaagagcaagaaCTGA
- the LOC112874434 gene encoding putative ALA-interacting subunit 2, which translates to MDEASTSASGGAARRAFPQARSGVYYRFTQQNLPAWKPAMTPGCLIATFLIIGIIFVPFGLFCLQTSNHVAEISRRYDADCVPNAYRGNEQAYIKDSSISKNCTLEVKVLDHMRAPIYVYYELENFYQNHRRYVKSRSDKQLRFGAKYTAESCSPIQWDDNGFPIVPCGLIAWSLFNDTYDFTYGSKEIKVNRKNISWKSDREHKFGKNVFPCNFQNGSFIGGGKLDPTVPLSEQEDLIVWMRTSALPKFRKLYGVIEEDLRVDETMTILIRNNYNTYTFGGKKSIVLSTASWLGGKNDFLGYAYIVTGSMSIFMSILFALIHVKYPRPQGDPNCLSWNRKNSNN; encoded by the exons ATGGACGAAGCGAGCACCTCCGCGTCcggtggcgcggcgaggcgcgcctTCCCGCAGGCGAGATCGGGAG TTTACTATAGGTTCACCCAGCAGAATCTCCCAGCTTGGAAGCCAGCAATGACACCTGGATGT CTGATAGCCACGTTCTTGATTATTGGAATCATTTTCGTTCCTTTTGGGCTGTTTTGCCTACAGACTTCAAATCAT GTTGCAGAAATCAGTCGCCGTTATGATGCTGACTGTGTGCCCAATGCTTACAGAGGAAATGAGCAAGCTTATATTAAGGACAGCTCAATTTCAAAGAACTGTACTCTGGAAGTGAAG GTTCTGGATCATATGAGAGCACCAATTTATGTTTATTATGAACTTGAGAACTTCTACCAGAATCATCGCAG GTATGTCAAGAGTAGAAGTGATAAACAGCTGCGCTTTGGGGCGAAATACACTGCTGAATCATGCAGTCCCATTCAATGGGATGATAATGGTTTTCCAATTGTTCCCTGCGGCTTGATTGCCTGGAGCTTATTCAATGATACTTATGATTTTACTTATGGGTCCAAGGAAATAAAGGTCAACAGGAAAAATATTTCATGGAAGAGCGATCGGGAGCataagtttggcaaaaatgtatTTCCTTGCAACTTTCAGAATGGAAGCTTCATTGGAGGCGGAAAACTCGATCCTACTGTCCCA CTGAGTGAGCAGGAAGATCTTATTGTGTGGATGCGTACTTCTGCTCTTCCCAAATTTCGGAAGCTCTATGGTGTGATAGAAGAGGATTTACGAGTTGATGAGACCATGACCATACTCATAAGAAATAATTACAACACCTACACTTTTGGTGGAAAGAAAAGCATAGTTCTTTCGACAGCATCCTGGTTAGGTGGCAAGAATGACTTCCTTGGATATGCTTATATTGTCACCGGTTCGATGAGCATCTTCATGTCAATCCTCTTTGCTCTGATCCATGTGAAGTACCCAAG GCCGCAAGGTGACCCTAATTGCCTGTCGTGGAACCGGAAAAACAGCAATAACTAA